The proteins below come from a single Candidatus Sysuiplasma jiujiangense genomic window:
- a CDS encoding APC family permease, which yields MHYHYKRDYKRGLLKLVSSTGTTATIESDKKLRRELSFRDLLMLSLGGIIGSGWLFAVLAASADAGPAVIVSWIVGGILVLFIALNYAEVSGMIPRSGAIVRYPHLSHGSYTGYILGWTYMLSAVTVPTIEAEAVVGYAATYVPSLTYSTSTLLGTVTILSGTGIALAFVLLVFFFFLNYFGIRFLGKFNQYVTWWKFIIPALTFILLFSVFRASNFSAYGGFTPFGWGPVFLAIPTAGIVFSYLGFRQALEYGGEAKNPQRDVPKATIVSVLIGIVLYTLLQVAFTGAINWANIDIVNSAGKVVGPIAAGNWAALKSTTWASGPFYNALKSSGLALLGAFAVFLLIDAWISPSGTGWVYMGTGTRTFYGLGADGYLPKAFTQLSSYKIPWLSLIAALIVGLIFLLPFPSWYLLVGFISSATVFTYVMGGVALQVFRKTAPSMKRPFRLPGALILAPIGFVSAAMIVYWSGITLVIILVYAILAGLPLYIILYGPNKLGINRGVAAVLGIVFWILLGVFFFYGYNSIITPGVTEATGGVPSSIGNGMTAAILNTRFFIFFGVTALLSLGTTAIIHVLTDKEKKREIASGYWLVLFALAILLLSYFGAFGFDTVIAFPWDNVAAIVLAIVFYIAAVLSGYKTDDITDILGSEGVPAPVVGASEAAEEKS from the coding sequence ATGCATTACCACTATAAAAGGGATTACAAAAGGGGGCTTTTGAAATTGGTCTCTAGTACTGGAACAACAGCAACAATTGAATCGGACAAGAAACTGAGGAGAGAACTGTCCTTCCGTGACCTTCTGATGCTTTCCCTCGGAGGCATCATAGGTTCGGGATGGCTTTTTGCAGTTCTTGCCGCAAGTGCCGATGCCGGTCCTGCAGTCATTGTCAGCTGGATCGTTGGGGGAATACTGGTACTGTTCATAGCACTGAACTACGCGGAGGTCTCGGGCATGATACCGAGAAGCGGAGCGATTGTGCGATATCCGCACCTGTCGCACGGAAGCTATACCGGTTACATACTGGGGTGGACATACATGCTTTCGGCAGTCACTGTCCCGACGATAGAGGCCGAGGCAGTGGTCGGATATGCAGCAACCTATGTTCCGAGCCTGACGTACAGCACCAGCACGCTGCTCGGCACGGTAACAATACTCAGCGGCACCGGAATCGCCCTTGCATTTGTGCTCCTTGTTTTCTTCTTCTTCCTGAACTACTTTGGAATAAGATTCCTTGGAAAGTTCAACCAGTACGTGACATGGTGGAAATTCATAATACCGGCGCTCACCTTTATACTGCTCTTCAGTGTCTTCAGGGCAAGCAACTTCAGTGCCTATGGCGGCTTTACACCGTTCGGCTGGGGACCCGTGTTCCTTGCCATACCCACAGCGGGCATTGTCTTCTCGTACCTCGGCTTCAGGCAGGCGCTTGAATACGGCGGCGAGGCAAAAAATCCACAGAGGGATGTACCCAAGGCGACCATCGTATCTGTGCTGATAGGCATCGTTCTCTACACGCTGCTCCAAGTAGCGTTTACCGGGGCGATAAACTGGGCCAACATAGACATAGTGAATTCAGCAGGCAAGGTTGTAGGGCCGATAGCTGCCGGGAACTGGGCGGCGCTGAAGTCCACAACCTGGGCTTCCGGGCCTTTCTACAACGCACTCAAATCTTCGGGGCTTGCACTTCTGGGAGCCTTTGCCGTATTCCTGCTGATAGATGCCTGGATTTCACCGTCGGGAACAGGCTGGGTCTACATGGGCACGGGAACGAGGACATTCTACGGTCTCGGTGCCGACGGCTACCTGCCGAAGGCGTTCACCCAGCTCTCGAGCTACAAAATACCATGGCTCTCCCTGATCGCAGCTCTGATTGTCGGCCTGATATTCCTTCTCCCGTTCCCGAGCTGGTACCTGCTTGTCGGTTTCATCTCAAGCGCAACGGTCTTCACATATGTGATGGGAGGCGTTGCACTTCAGGTCTTCAGGAAGACTGCACCGTCGATGAAAAGACCGTTCAGGCTGCCCGGAGCGCTCATACTCGCGCCTATAGGGTTTGTTTCCGCGGCGATGATCGTCTACTGGTCCGGAATAACACTTGTCATCATACTCGTATATGCGATACTCGCAGGTCTGCCGCTCTACATAATACTCTACGGCCCCAATAAGCTCGGAATTAACCGCGGCGTGGCTGCAGTGCTGGGCATTGTCTTCTGGATCCTGCTTGGCGTTTTCTTCTTCTACGGATACAACAGCATCATAACACCGGGCGTCACCGAGGCCACCGGCGGAGTGCCGAGTTCCATAGGCAACGGTATGACCGCAGCAATACTCAACACGAGATTCTTCATATTCTTCGGCGTGACTGCGTTGCTGTCACTCGGAACAACGGCAATCATACACGTGCTTACGGACAAGGAAAAGAAGAGGGAGATCGCCTCGGGGTACTGGCTTGTGCTGTTTGCGCTTGCAATACTCTTGCTTTCCTACTTCGGAGCATTCGGCTTTGACACCGTTATCGCGTTCCCGTGGGACAATGTCGCGGCGATAGTGCTTGCGATTGTGTTCTACATTGCTGCGGTACTCAGCGGCTACAAGACAGATGACATTACAGACATACTCGGTTCAGAGGGGGTTCCTGCGCCCGTTGTTGGAGCATCGGAAGCTGCAGAAGAAAAGAGCTGA
- a CDS encoding aldo/keto reductase: MNTKYLGRTGVRISELCLGTMTFGWRADERISHAILDAFRDEGGNFIDTADVYAGGKSEQIAGEWLKRNGRDDFVVATKIRFQTSGKANDIGLSRRHILSGVRSSLKRLQTDYIDLYQIHAWDPATPVEETLRALQTLVDDGVVRYIGASNLRAWQLQLALDSARENGLSGFVSLQPQYSLLCRATEFELIPACRHNGLAVNPWSPLGRGLLTGKYSREMKSPPENTRIGASYREGRKDIWDRQNNDLTWRIVETVGRIAAETGKTHSQIALNWLLGREGVTSPTLGVSSVEQLRDNAGAAGWRLEKGHSDELDRVSAPQVSYPYDQAAEEQQKRGREDFQAQE, encoded by the coding sequence ATGAATACGAAATACCTGGGCAGGACGGGAGTCAGAATAAGCGAGCTGTGCCTCGGCACAATGACATTCGGCTGGAGGGCGGATGAACGAATCAGCCATGCCATACTCGATGCTTTCAGGGATGAGGGCGGAAATTTCATTGACACGGCCGATGTCTATGCGGGAGGGAAATCGGAACAGATCGCCGGAGAGTGGCTGAAGAGGAACGGGAGGGATGATTTTGTTGTCGCCACCAAGATCCGTTTTCAGACATCGGGGAAGGCAAACGACATCGGCCTTTCAAGGAGGCACATACTCAGCGGTGTGAGGAGCAGCCTGAAACGGCTGCAGACAGACTACATCGACCTTTACCAGATTCATGCCTGGGATCCGGCAACGCCGGTGGAGGAAACGCTGCGTGCACTCCAAACACTCGTCGATGATGGGGTTGTCAGGTACATCGGTGCAAGCAACCTCAGGGCATGGCAGCTGCAGCTTGCCCTGGACAGCGCAAGGGAAAACGGTCTGAGCGGTTTCGTATCACTGCAGCCGCAGTATAGCCTGCTCTGCCGCGCAACCGAATTTGAACTCATTCCTGCTTGCAGGCACAATGGTCTTGCCGTAAACCCATGGAGTCCTCTGGGCCGGGGCCTGCTGACCGGAAAGTACAGCAGGGAAATGAAGAGCCCGCCCGAAAACACAAGGATTGGCGCATCCTACAGGGAAGGCAGGAAGGACATCTGGGACAGGCAGAATAACGACCTGACATGGCGTATTGTCGAAACGGTCGGCAGGATTGCGGCAGAAACGGGAAAGACGCATTCCCAGATCGCACTCAACTGGCTGCTCGGCAGGGAGGGAGTGACCTCGCCGACACTCGGCGTTTCAAGCGTCGAACAGCTGAGAGACAATGCCGGTGCTGCCGGATGGAGACTGGAAAAGGGTCACTCCGATGAACTCGACAGGGTGAGCGCACCACAGGTCTCATACCCCTACGACCAGGCGGCCGAGGAGCAGCAGAAGAGGGGCAGGGAGGATTTTCAGGCACAGGAATGA